A single Pseudodesulfovibrio aespoeensis Aspo-2 DNA region contains:
- a CDS encoding ABC transporter ATP-binding protein, producing the protein MNVEILKGVDLRVDQGEMLAVVGASGCGKSTLMNILGFLDQPTSGAYYFEGRSAEGLSDNELSRIRNRRIGFVFQQFNLLPKLTALNNVCLPLLYRGIPTKERKEQGREMLSKVGMSDRESHRPGELSGGQQQRVAIARALCGSPSLILADEPTGALDSVTSSEIMDLFLSLNGNEGITVIIITHDPGRARLCGRSVRMLDGLVEPQ; encoded by the coding sequence ATGAATGTCGAAATCTTGAAAGGGGTGGACTTGCGCGTGGACCAGGGAGAGATGCTCGCCGTTGTCGGGGCATCCGGATGTGGCAAGAGCACTCTCATGAACATCCTTGGATTTTTGGATCAACCCACTTCCGGAGCCTATTACTTTGAGGGGCGTTCGGCTGAGGGACTTTCAGACAATGAGCTGTCGCGCATTCGAAACAGACGGATCGGGTTTGTCTTCCAGCAGTTCAATCTGCTGCCAAAGCTGACGGCCCTCAATAACGTCTGCCTCCCTTTGCTGTACAGGGGAATCCCGACGAAGGAGCGGAAGGAGCAGGGGCGGGAGATGCTTTCCAAGGTGGGGATGAGTGACAGGGAGAGCCACCGGCCCGGCGAGTTGTCCGGCGGGCAGCAGCAGCGGGTTGCCATAGCCCGAGCCTTGTGCGGCAGCCCTTCGCTTATTCTGGCGGATGAACCCACCGGGGCGCTGGACTCTGTTACCAGTTCCGAGATCATGGATTTATTCCTTTCATTGAACGGCAATGAAGGCATTACCGTCATCATCATTACCCATGATCCGGGACGCGCCAGATTGTGCGGGCGGTCTGTCCGCATGTTGGATGGATTGGTGGAGCCGCAATGA
- a CDS encoding methyl-accepting chemotaxis protein, whose protein sequence is MGIRSKILVPLFVVALIMVIGGLLTLNSQFAKLEESFVSLIIQAKVEETRQSIRLMSGSALEQAALFSRMQAVVDAYTVANQGDMNAENDPLGQEAREMLRRALASTMEGYEAILGSKFQLHFHLPTNRSLARMWREKQIRRDGQWVDVSDDLSGFRSTVIDVNRNRKAVQGIEPGSGGFTIRGLAPVTGPDDTHLGSVEVLIDFDGILKGMESSGNMRTLLYMESDLLTITTMLRDPAKNPVRDNRFVLIYGQDNTETQGLVTSDLLARGSSSTIVTVQGDRALGAFPVQDYRGEVIGTIVLAMDIANQQAMVANVIWVIGAILLVVIASPILIILWVLQKSVMVPIRECAGIASRIARGDLGEIDCHDRRDEMGIILSAMKEMRGKLTDTIRDIQEITTDVAEGCRQFAAASDTVSQGATEQAAGIEEISASMEEISSSIQQTAEIAHKTENVATTAARNADTGGKAVARTLDAMRKIAAEISIIEEIARQTNLLALNAAIEAARAGEAGKGFAVVAAEVRKLAERSGVAASGISELSSSSVTVAEEAAELLRKMVPDIQNTAELIHEISAATSEQNAGVAQVTKALQDSDSQIQQNASTSEQMASTATHLFSRSQDLETSISFFRLANAIRACGQTGNAVRPKPLSRADESRLKADQADVADEFERF, encoded by the coding sequence ATGGGTATCCGATCAAAAATCCTGGTTCCATTGTTTGTGGTCGCACTGATCATGGTCATCGGCGGGCTTCTGACCCTCAATTCCCAGTTCGCCAAGCTGGAGGAGTCCTTTGTCTCGCTGATCATCCAGGCCAAGGTGGAGGAGACCCGGCAGTCGATCCGGCTGATGTCGGGAAGCGCTCTGGAACAGGCGGCCCTGTTCAGCCGCATGCAGGCGGTGGTTGACGCATACACCGTGGCCAACCAGGGCGATATGAACGCCGAAAATGATCCCTTGGGCCAGGAGGCCCGGGAGATGCTGCGCCGGGCGCTGGCCTCGACCATGGAGGGATACGAGGCCATCTTAGGAAGCAAGTTCCAGCTTCATTTCCACCTGCCCACCAACCGCAGCCTCGCCCGCATGTGGCGCGAGAAACAGATCAGACGCGACGGCCAGTGGGTGGACGTCTCCGACGACCTTTCGGGCTTCCGCAGCACGGTCATCGACGTGAACCGCAACCGCAAGGCGGTGCAGGGCATCGAGCCAGGCAGCGGCGGGTTCACCATCCGCGGTCTGGCCCCGGTTACCGGGCCGGACGACACGCACCTTGGGTCCGTTGAGGTTCTCATCGACTTCGACGGCATCCTCAAGGGCATGGAATCCTCGGGCAACATGCGCACCCTGCTGTATATGGAGTCCGACCTGCTGACCATCACCACCATGTTGCGCGACCCGGCCAAGAATCCCGTTCGGGACAACCGGTTCGTGCTCATCTACGGTCAGGACAACACCGAAACCCAGGGACTGGTGACCAGCGACCTGCTCGCCAGGGGGTCATCCTCGACCATCGTCACCGTGCAAGGCGACAGGGCACTGGGCGCATTCCCGGTGCAAGACTACCGGGGCGAAGTGATCGGCACCATCGTCCTGGCCATGGACATCGCCAACCAGCAGGCGATGGTCGCAAACGTCATATGGGTCATCGGTGCCATCCTGCTCGTGGTGATCGCTTCGCCCATCCTCATCATCCTGTGGGTACTGCAGAAGTCTGTCATGGTACCCATCCGGGAATGCGCGGGCATCGCCTCCCGGATCGCCCGGGGCGACCTCGGCGAGATAGATTGTCACGACCGGCGCGACGAGATGGGCATCATCCTCTCGGCCATGAAGGAAATGCGCGGGAAGCTGACCGACACCATTCGCGACATCCAGGAGATCACCACCGACGTGGCCGAAGGCTGCCGCCAGTTCGCCGCGGCGAGCGACACTGTTTCCCAAGGGGCCACGGAACAGGCGGCGGGCATCGAGGAGATATCCGCCAGCATGGAGGAAATATCGTCGAGCATCCAGCAGACTGCGGAGATCGCCCACAAGACCGAGAACGTCGCCACCACGGCAGCGCGGAACGCCGATACCGGCGGCAAGGCCGTGGCCCGCACCCTGGACGCGATGCGAAAGATCGCCGCAGAGATCAGCATCATCGAAGAAATCGCGCGACAAACCAACCTGCTGGCGCTCAATGCCGCCATCGAAGCCGCCCGGGCCGGAGAGGCCGGCAAGGGTTTCGCCGTGGTGGCCGCCGAAGTGCGCAAGCTGGCCGAACGCAGCGGTGTCGCGGCCTCGGGCATCAGCGAGCTCTCCTCCTCCAGCGTGACCGTGGCCGAGGAAGCGGCCGAACTGCTCAGAAAGATGGTGCCCGACATCCAGAACACGGCTGAGCTCATCCACGAAATATCAGCGGCCACCAGCGAGCAGAACGCCGGGGTCGCCCAGGTGACCAAGGCCCTCCAGGACTCTGACTCCCAGATCCAGCAGAACGCCTCGACATCAGAGCAGATGGCGTCCACTGCGACGCACCTCTTCTCGCGCTCGCAGGATCTGGAAACGAGCATCAGCTTCTTCAGACTGGCCAACGCCATCCGCGCCTGCGGCCAGACGGGTAATGCCGTCCGGCCCAAGCCGCTGTCGAGGGCTGACGAGTCCAGGCTCAAGGCCGACCAAGCGGACGTAGCTGACGAGTTCGAGCGCTTCTGA
- a CDS encoding ABC transporter permease gives MILTENIVESVRSLWSAKQRSLLALIGIVIGIGSVIAMVTVGQIVENEAVRQFREMGTDICLVRLAGQGEARSRNKGMDLEVIHRIPGQCSTIKSVAPYVSLYSRLTHGGQRVSSPGLGVTGEFMDIFKVPIVAGRFISNLDGYANFCVLGSTKARWLAEMGVQDPVGSEVVFADRVFTVIGVAGAVPSGTFSPYEINEGVMVPISAAMRHSDRPQINVFGARMVGNGISSQAETQLKEYFQYASRQNVRMTSAEELVAQMDRQMRMFTLLLGAIGSISLIVGGVGVMNVMLVSVSERRKEIGIRRAIGAEQSDIQLQFLVESVLLSFIGGVVGLGLGVGTVAIICRFTGWEFFVSQIAAILGVGVSAAVGMFFGYYPARQASRMNPIDALRA, from the coding sequence ATGATTCTCACTGAAAACATAGTGGAATCAGTGCGTTCGTTGTGGAGCGCCAAGCAACGCTCGCTCCTTGCCTTGATCGGCATTGTCATCGGCATCGGTTCTGTCATTGCCATGGTGACGGTCGGGCAGATCGTCGAAAATGAAGCTGTCCGTCAGTTTCGTGAGATGGGCACGGATATCTGTCTGGTTCGTTTGGCCGGGCAGGGAGAGGCGCGTTCCCGGAACAAGGGGATGGACCTCGAAGTGATTCATCGCATCCCCGGGCAATGCTCGACCATCAAGTCGGTTGCCCCCTATGTTTCCCTGTATTCCAGACTCACCCATGGCGGCCAAAGGGTTTCCTCTCCAGGGCTGGGGGTGACCGGTGAATTCATGGACATATTCAAGGTGCCCATTGTGGCTGGGCGGTTTATCTCGAACCTTGATGGATATGCGAATTTTTGTGTCCTGGGCAGCACCAAGGCCCGCTGGCTGGCAGAGATGGGCGTGCAAGATCCTGTCGGCAGTGAGGTCGTGTTTGCCGACAGAGTGTTTACCGTGATCGGTGTTGCCGGAGCGGTCCCATCGGGGACGTTCAGTCCCTATGAGATCAACGAAGGCGTCATGGTGCCCATCAGTGCTGCCATGCGTCATTCGGATCGACCTCAAATCAATGTGTTCGGCGCTCGAATGGTCGGCAATGGGATCAGCAGTCAGGCCGAGACCCAGCTGAAGGAGTATTTCCAATACGCTTCCCGGCAGAATGTGCGCATGACCAGCGCCGAGGAACTGGTGGCCCAGATGGATCGGCAAATGCGGATGTTCACGTTGTTGCTGGGCGCCATCGGATCGATCTCGCTCATTGTCGGTGGTGTGGGTGTCATGAACGTCATGTTGGTTTCGGTTTCCGAGCGGCGCAAGGAGATCGGCATTCGCCGGGCCATCGGGGCGGAACAGAGTGACATTCAGCTGCAATTCTTGGTCGAATCCGTGCTGTTGTCATTCATCGGCGGTGTTGTCGGGTTGGGTCTCGGGGTTGGCACTGTGGCCATTATCTGCCGTTTTACCGGATGGGAATTTTTTGTTTCCCAGATTGCCGCAATCCTCGGAGTCGGTGTTTCAGCGGCTGTCGGCATGTTCTTCGGGTATTACCCGGCCCGGCAGGCATCCCGCATGAATCCCATTGACGCCCTTCGGGCATAA
- a CDS encoding Lcl C-terminal domain-containing protein: protein MRSSNLKSIRCFAQVILACGVLFFACVGNLHAETFVDNKDGTVTDTMSGLMWSQKATPYEYMKWDQALAAVSSCSLGGKGGWRLPTKDELVELYSHMGSGSHPFDMRYPDTIPHWSSTVSQYDPWKEYYRNYTVYMKTGEVKTYAREGTYSYIWPVRNAN from the coding sequence ATGCGTAGTTCAAATTTGAAGAGCATAAGGTGTTTTGCTCAAGTCATACTCGCGTGCGGCGTGTTGTTTTTTGCTTGTGTAGGTAATTTGCATGCAGAGACTTTTGTCGACAACAAGGACGGCACGGTCACGGATACGATGTCAGGATTGATGTGGTCCCAAAAGGCAACCCCATACGAGTATATGAAGTGGGATCAAGCTCTGGCGGCTGTATCCTCCTGCAGCTTGGGCGGCAAAGGCGGATGGCGGCTTCCAACAAAAGATGAGCTTGTGGAGCTTTATTCCCATATGGGCAGCGGCAGCCATCCATTTGACATGCGATACCCTGATACCATCCCTCATTGGTCGAGCACTGTTTCGCAATATGATCCGTGGAAGGAGTACTATCGCAACTACACAGTGTATATGAAGACCGGGGAAGTGAAAACATATGCCCGTGAAGGCACGTACTCCTATATATGGCCGGTGCGTAACGCGAATTAG
- a CDS encoding alpha/beta hydrolase — MKNYVSFLVSFAVLLLPLSNVHAEDGNAFDAHATTFSYFFNDSDMDFHFGNIILGAVTNGGAEVGEAFYAASRIKDGDTASWHSEWYALAKRVEARGDKALKAGHRVSAREQLLRAAYYYRISLMAMPGDNPELEKRGKKCRSLMKQAGQLFDPPLEYFEVPFEDTVLPGFFRKADNSGKPAKTLLMIGGGETYIEDLFFYIARQSHDRGYNFMTIDLPGQGMLPHYGHVFRTDTNVPMKAVVDYALSRPDVDPAMLAAYGISGGGLFVPQAAMHDPRIKAIAMSSGVVDAYALFATMPAAFATEKDMKSWTPFHAAVVDAICWRYGVDKPSQLIEANRGNTFDSTKIHVPALLLMGEGEYRSKEVQRQQKIALDGFTDSRSKMVITPSDEGATNHCLMENRSLVGAVLFDWLDEVLK; from the coding sequence ATGAAAAATTATGTATCGTTTCTCGTGAGTTTTGCTGTTCTTCTTCTGCCGCTGAGCAATGTGCATGCCGAGGATGGAAATGCATTTGACGCACATGCGACCACGTTCAGTTATTTCTTCAATGATTCTGACATGGACTTCCATTTCGGCAACATCATTCTTGGCGCAGTCACAAATGGAGGAGCCGAGGTCGGTGAAGCCTTCTATGCCGCTTCGCGGATAAAGGACGGCGATACAGCAAGCTGGCATTCAGAGTGGTACGCACTTGCGAAACGCGTAGAAGCTCGGGGCGACAAAGCCCTGAAAGCCGGACACAGAGTCAGTGCGCGTGAGCAATTGCTTCGTGCCGCGTACTATTACCGTATTTCATTGATGGCAATGCCAGGGGATAACCCCGAACTGGAGAAGCGTGGAAAGAAATGCCGCAGCCTCATGAAACAGGCCGGGCAACTGTTTGATCCGCCTCTTGAATATTTTGAGGTACCGTTTGAGGACACGGTGCTTCCCGGTTTTTTCCGCAAAGCGGACAACTCCGGCAAACCTGCCAAGACGCTTCTGATGATTGGCGGCGGTGAAACATACATAGAAGATCTCTTCTTCTACATCGCTCGGCAGTCTCATGATCGCGGATATAACTTCATGACCATCGACCTGCCGGGCCAGGGCATGTTGCCGCATTACGGCCACGTATTCCGGACCGATACAAATGTCCCGATGAAGGCCGTTGTGGATTACGCTCTCAGTCGTCCTGACGTAGATCCTGCCATGCTCGCTGCTTACGGCATCAGCGGTGGCGGTTTGTTTGTTCCGCAGGCTGCCATGCATGATCCGCGCATAAAGGCCATAGCCATGAGTTCCGGGGTTGTTGATGCGTATGCGCTGTTTGCCACCATGCCTGCGGCCTTTGCTACGGAAAAAGATATGAAGTCATGGACTCCATTCCATGCGGCCGTTGTTGACGCCATCTGCTGGCGATACGGGGTGGATAAGCCGTCGCAGCTCATTGAGGCAAATCGAGGCAACACTTTTGATTCCACGAAGATTCATGTGCCAGCCTTGCTGCTGATGGGTGAAGGTGAATACCGCAGCAAGGAAGTTCAGCGGCAGCAGAAAATTGCATTGGACGGCTTCACGGATTCTCGCAGCAAGATGGTTATCACGCCATCCGATGAAGGGGCCACGAATCACTGCCTCATGGAAAATCGCAGTCTGGTTGGTGCCGTTCTTTTTGATTGGCTTGATGAGGTTTTGAAATAG
- a CDS encoding alpha/beta hydrolase family protein, protein MRHLSVSEKWLVPFVLIASVVLFQTAAVASGGIDPADPMVKITSPPRDLDVNKVLALVSKDVSKETGIKESFITYYWQTFDHAVYEGKENGSPTFVDLYVPGFFSDDDVHGMLNAIADALVKHAGAERNWVFIHTHFPLPQQVYIGGAITSWDTYRGKPNNNPRDIEERALNKFQFNDSSFVFHSLWRFGVIASGGSDLGEVLTVTSRIEDFNKESWYTSWTSMADKVRAVGDEFASSLHGRSAREAYLRATNYYRASEVYLPATDPRKHAAWEKGRNTFLKAARLSGGLIEPVRIPYEKTTLPGYFIKADNSGKKRPLLLIQTGLDGTAEDLYFFLGVPAAKRGYNCLIYEGPGQGEVIGSQKLPFRHDWEKVVSPIVDYALTRSEVDADRLAIMGYSMGGYLVPRALAFEKRIRWGIVNGGVYSVFDGTMTKFPAEVREGVGKSSRKEKVNALAYAEMKKHPDLNQFINQMLWTFDAGSPFELFSKLKKYSMEDVLEKIETEMLVLNSSGDQIAGSYEQAKKFYNGLQTNKSYYEFTSDQGAQFHCQAGAPLVSSERILNWLDERAKPMQ, encoded by the coding sequence ATGCGTCATTTGAGTGTTTCTGAGAAATGGCTTGTTCCATTTGTGCTGATTGCCTCAGTTGTTTTGTTTCAGACGGCTGCCGTGGCTTCCGGAGGCATTGATCCTGCCGATCCCATGGTGAAGATCACTTCGCCGCCCCGTGACCTGGATGTCAACAAGGTGTTGGCCCTGGTCAGCAAGGATGTGAGCAAGGAAACAGGCATAAAAGAGTCTTTCATTACGTACTATTGGCAGACGTTCGATCATGCCGTGTACGAAGGAAAAGAGAATGGCTCACCGACGTTTGTCGATTTGTATGTCCCAGGATTCTTTAGTGATGACGATGTCCACGGCATGCTCAATGCCATAGCGGATGCCCTTGTGAAGCATGCCGGCGCCGAAAGGAACTGGGTGTTTATCCATACGCATTTCCCCCTTCCGCAACAGGTCTACATTGGCGGCGCCATCACGAGTTGGGACACGTATCGCGGCAAACCCAACAACAATCCGCGGGATATTGAAGAGCGCGCGTTGAACAAGTTCCAGTTCAATGATTCCTCCTTTGTCTTTCATAGTCTTTGGCGTTTCGGCGTCATCGCTTCGGGGGGGTCCGATCTTGGCGAGGTTCTGACCGTTACGAGCCGCATCGAAGACTTCAACAAGGAAAGCTGGTACACCTCATGGACCTCCATGGCGGACAAAGTGCGAGCGGTGGGAGATGAATTTGCTTCTTCTCTGCATGGACGCAGTGCCAGGGAAGCGTATTTGCGGGCGACCAACTATTATCGCGCCAGCGAGGTCTATCTCCCGGCAACGGATCCACGCAAACATGCGGCTTGGGAAAAGGGGCGAAACACTTTTCTCAAGGCGGCAAGACTGTCGGGCGGTTTGATCGAGCCTGTCCGAATCCCTTACGAGAAAACCACACTTCCCGGATATTTCATCAAAGCAGATAATAGCGGGAAGAAGCGTCCCCTGCTGCTCATCCAGACAGGGCTCGATGGCACTGCCGAAGACCTCTACTTCTTTCTTGGCGTACCTGCCGCCAAACGAGGATACAACTGCCTGATTTATGAAGGTCCGGGACAGGGCGAGGTCATAGGCAGCCAGAAATTGCCGTTCCGCCACGACTGGGAAAAGGTCGTCAGTCCGATAGTTGATTATGCGCTGACCCGTTCCGAGGTCGATGCCGATCGTCTCGCCATCATGGGGTATTCCATGGGTGGCTATCTTGTGCCGCGTGCTTTGGCCTTTGAGAAGCGTATACGCTGGGGCATTGTGAATGGCGGTGTATACAGTGTTTTTGACGGCACCATGACCAAGTTCCCTGCCGAGGTGAGGGAGGGTGTGGGCAAATCAAGCCGCAAGGAGAAGGTGAATGCGTTGGCCTATGCGGAAATGAAAAAGCATCCTGACCTGAATCAATTCATCAACCAGATGCTGTGGACCTTTGATGCGGGTTCACCGTTTGAGCTGTTCTCCAAGCTGAAGAAATACAGCATGGAAGATGTTCTTGAAAAAATTGAAACAGAAATGCTCGTGCTCAATTCCAGTGGTGACCAGATTGCTGGATCTTACGAACAGGCCAAGAAGTTTTATAACGGTTTGCAGACAAATAAGTCTTATTATGAGTTTACCAGTGACCAGGGGGCGCAATTTCATTGTCAGGCGGGTGCCCCTCTTGTTTCGAGCGAACGTATCCTTAACTGGCTTGATGAACGAGCCAAGCCTATGCAGTAA
- a CDS encoding TolC family protein, which translates to MREYQRSVWIIVGCMFMVAYGGQSQAASVPDNAEPTVLQLSMGEVVGLTLRNNLNVQTTYLSRVLEKFGIEQAEAKFEPNVNIDGTVNLETIERNKRMRGDAQKASSTTKEAGAKATVDQKVPTGATLTFTWDNTYKDNSDGSLSYNSASGSVDRSNSKSGGHTSSWGIDLTQPLLKGGGIDYNMASVRLARIQEQRNILNLRDTLSALINEGVNYFFTFVQAKENLAIQEQALGRSKRLLETNRLKMTLGRMSQSDVIQAEADEASQELSLEQTRNSYDDARRNLLNFLNLDPNIVIEPVKEDYPIITPDLDACMVVAVKNNQSYLDKVFAVTEAETRFMMTENERMWDLSLKSGYGEAYSNDNPGYNHTDTEFKAGIELSAPINLWGADYLDRKQVLLQAVADKRRAKIDLEKAETDLQTTVANTVRNVNMRLKFISLAKRNTELKALQLQNENTKLMTGRSTNFQVVTYQDQLVQAQQDEVASSIAYLQSLLELDQLLGTTMDTWKIEFKQNDAALEKELNDEVRPLIWTWW; encoded by the coding sequence TTGAGAGAATATCAGCGGTCAGTGTGGATCATTGTCGGCTGCATGTTCATGGTGGCGTATGGGGGGCAATCTCAGGCTGCAAGCGTCCCGGACAACGCGGAACCGACGGTGCTTCAACTGAGCATGGGTGAAGTTGTCGGGCTGACTTTGCGGAACAATCTGAATGTGCAGACCACCTATTTGAGCCGGGTTCTTGAAAAATTCGGCATTGAGCAGGCAGAAGCCAAGTTTGAACCCAATGTCAACATCGACGGAACGGTCAATCTTGAAACCATTGAGAGGAACAAGCGAATGCGGGGGGATGCCCAAAAAGCGTCCTCGACCACCAAGGAGGCCGGAGCCAAGGCAACGGTGGACCAGAAGGTGCCGACAGGCGCAACCCTGACATTCACTTGGGACAATACGTATAAGGACAATAGCGATGGTTCCCTTTCCTACAACAGCGCTTCCGGGAGTGTCGATCGCAGCAACAGCAAGTCTGGCGGGCACACGTCTTCCTGGGGCATAGATCTCACCCAGCCGCTCCTCAAGGGTGGGGGTATCGACTACAACATGGCCTCCGTCCGACTTGCCCGTATCCAGGAGCAGCGGAACATATTGAATCTGCGCGACACATTGAGCGCTTTGATCAATGAAGGCGTGAACTATTTTTTCACCTTTGTTCAGGCAAAGGAAAATCTGGCGATTCAGGAACAGGCGCTCGGTCGATCCAAACGGCTGCTGGAGACCAATCGTCTCAAGATGACGTTGGGGCGCATGTCGCAGAGTGACGTAATTCAGGCCGAAGCCGACGAAGCGTCGCAGGAACTGTCCTTGGAGCAAACTCGAAACAGTTATGACGATGCCAGACGTAACCTACTCAACTTTCTGAACCTTGATCCGAATATAGTCATTGAGCCGGTGAAAGAGGATTATCCGATAATCACACCGGATTTGGACGCCTGCATGGTTGTCGCCGTGAAGAACAATCAGTCTTATCTGGATAAGGTTTTTGCTGTAACCGAAGCGGAAACGCGCTTCATGATGACTGAGAACGAGCGCATGTGGGATCTGTCGCTCAAAAGTGGATACGGCGAGGCGTATTCCAATGACAACCCCGGTTACAACCATACCGATACCGAGTTCAAAGCCGGCATAGAGCTCAGCGCCCCCATCAACTTATGGGGCGCGGACTACCTGGATAGAAAACAGGTGCTCCTGCAGGCTGTTGCAGATAAGCGGCGCGCGAAAATTGATTTGGAAAAGGCTGAAACAGATCTGCAAACCACGGTCGCAAATACGGTTCGCAATGTGAATATGCGGCTCAAGTTCATCTCGCTGGCGAAACGCAATACCGAACTCAAGGCTTTGCAGTTGCAGAATGAAAACACCAAACTCATGACAGGGCGTTCCACCAATTTCCAGGTGGTCACCTATCAGGACCAGTTGGTCCAGGCGCAACAGGATGAAGTTGCCAGCTCCATCGCCTATCTTCAGTCCCTTTTGGAGTTGGATCAATTGCTCGGCACTACCATGGACACGTGGAAAATCGAGTTCAAACAGAACGATGCCGCGTTGGAAAAAGAGTTGAATGACGAGGTCAGACCGCTCATATGGACATGGTGGTAA
- a CDS encoding efflux RND transporter periplasmic adaptor subunit, protein MAIQWERIFTDSILRHMNDGVVVLNAEGVIVGGNPAASSMMAINMDDGNLTLARITLEREGNDAFLQVLLDSVYERTAIHNRLVDYVRPDGTALPLAVTASHLRNESGKIEGAFLVLRDATEMEELKANERSLNEELKAALRQADENGRALEAALHQGLRIRNWLSAAILILFLGLGSFHWFGSSLMEVQGASIAGRSGESEPQNSMVVNARPVTRTISLSGIVAPLEEVTLAAPFQGKIQSKQFFYGDSVERGQTLLVLDTAEMVAKVREARAEYIKAKKKTLELEGWEKTPDVSKAKRSLNQAKGLLRQAENKASEDKTLYEQGIIPKSEYDSSVQDVGDKKMQYFSSLESLQSTLGKGDAEYLEIARMELDNAEAKMKAAEEKLEQAEIKAPVSGIAIRPSAKDKDAKNVETGMSVAEGQALLSIGSLEGLSITTEVDELDINSLEKGQPVLVSGDAFPDIQLKGLIAQISSQANEGQVPTFTTTIRLRDLPDDVGKQVRLGMTANMQVQTYSNPEALLVPLTAVHRSGEGISVHVVEADGSVRETMVETGDTTLTEVEIVSGLKPGATILIGPTISGQP, encoded by the coding sequence ATGGCAATACAGTGGGAAAGAATTTTTACTGACAGTATCCTGCGACACATGAACGACGGGGTCGTGGTCCTCAATGCCGAAGGGGTGATTGTCGGTGGAAATCCGGCAGCTTCTTCCATGATGGCGATCAATATGGACGATGGCAATCTGACTCTTGCCAGAATCACCCTTGAGCGAGAAGGCAACGATGCCTTTTTGCAAGTCCTGTTGGACTCTGTCTACGAAAGAACCGCTATTCATAACAGACTCGTCGACTATGTCCGCCCGGATGGCACCGCTCTTCCCCTTGCTGTGACAGCATCCCATTTGCGCAATGAGTCCGGAAAAATCGAGGGAGCATTCCTGGTCCTGCGTGATGCAACGGAGATGGAGGAACTCAAGGCGAACGAACGTTCGCTCAATGAGGAGCTGAAAGCCGCCCTGCGGCAGGCCGATGAAAATGGGAGAGCGTTGGAAGCGGCTCTGCATCAGGGGCTGAGAATACGCAACTGGCTGTCTGCCGCCATTCTCATCCTGTTCCTCGGCCTCGGGAGTTTTCACTGGTTCGGCAGTTCGCTCATGGAGGTTCAAGGGGCGTCGATTGCAGGACGAAGTGGCGAGAGCGAGCCGCAGAATTCCATGGTTGTCAACGCGCGGCCCGTGACGCGAACCATCTCTCTTTCCGGGATTGTGGCGCCATTGGAGGAGGTCACCTTGGCGGCTCCGTTCCAGGGCAAGATTCAGAGCAAGCAGTTCTTCTATGGCGACAGCGTTGAGCGAGGGCAGACCTTGCTTGTCCTGGATACCGCCGAGATGGTCGCCAAGGTCCGGGAGGCGCGCGCTGAATACATCAAGGCCAAGAAAAAGACTCTTGAGCTTGAGGGGTGGGAGAAAACTCCCGACGTTTCCAAGGCGAAACGCTCTTTGAATCAGGCCAAAGGGCTGCTCAGACAGGCAGAGAACAAGGCTTCCGAAGACAAGACGTTGTATGAACAGGGGATCATACCCAAAAGTGAGTATGACTCTTCCGTGCAGGATGTCGGCGACAAGAAAATGCAATACTTTTCAAGCCTTGAAAGCCTTCAGTCGACCCTGGGCAAAGGGGATGCCGAGTACCTTGAAATCGCCCGCATGGAACTGGACAATGCCGAGGCAAAGATGAAGGCCGCCGAGGAGAAACTGGAACAGGCGGAAATCAAGGCTCCGGTTTCAGGGATAGCCATCCGGCCAAGCGCAAAGGACAAGGACGCGAAGAATGTCGAGACCGGGATGTCTGTGGCTGAGGGACAGGCCCTTCTCTCCATTGGCAGCCTCGAAGGGCTTTCCATCACTACCGAAGTAGACGAACTGGATATCAACAGCCTTGAAAAAGGGCAGCCTGTGCTCGTGTCAGGCGATGCCTTTCCTGATATTCAGCTCAAAGGGCTTATTGCGCAGATATCCTCGCAAGCCAACGAGGGACAGGTTCCGACCTTTACCACGACCATACGGCTGCGCGACCTCCCTGACGATGTCGGGAAGCAGGTGCGCCTGGGCATGACTGCCAACATGCAGGTTCAGACCTACTCCAATCCGGAGGCGCTGCTTGTGCCCTTGACGGCTGTGCATCGATCCGGGGAGGGCATCAGCGTTCATGTGGTGGAGGCAGACGGATCGGTCAGGGAAACAATGGTGGAAACCGGGGATACGACCTTGACCGAGGTTGAAATCGTTTCCGGCCTCAAACCAGGTGCGACCATCCTCATTGGTCCGACAATCTCGGGTCAGCCGTGA